The Patescibacteria group bacterium region CATATATTTGTATAATTTTAAATTATTAAGGTGAAAAAATTATAAATATTTTTTCATATTTTTGCTAATAGATTTACTTAGGGACTTGTCTCTTCTTTTATTTCTTGTTTTATTTCCACTTTCTGTTGTATTGAAATGATCTTGTCCTTTTGCTCTTGCTATTATTTTTCCGCTTTTTGTAATTTTAACTCTTTTTGTTAGAGCTTTGAAAGTTTTTAATTTTCCCATATGTTTATTTAGATTTTATAATTATTGATATTTTTCCACCTAGTATTTTGAGTTCTTGTTCCATTACTATTTTATCTTTTATTTCTGATAATAATTTTTCCACTACTTCTTTTGCAAGATCTGTATGTTGTTTTTCTCTTCCTTTTAGATTTAATTCAACTCTTACTTTATGTTTTTGACCTAGAAATTTTTCTACCTGTTTCTTTTTTACATCCAAGTCATGTTGACCTATTTTAAATGATAATCTTATTATTTTTGTTAAAACTTTTTTTGGTGATACGCTTTTTTGTTTTTTTGATTTATCGTATTGAAATTGTCCATAGTCTAATATTTTGCAAACAGGGGGTTCTATATTAGGTGAAACTTCTACTAAATCTAATTCAGCATCTTGTGCCTTCGATATAGCATTTCTAATATCCATTAAACCTAATTGTTCGCCATTTTCTCCTATAACAAAAACTTGAAGAGCTTTTATTTGATAATTAGCTTTATATTTTTTTTCAAATTTATTCTTTTTGTATGGATTTTTTTTTCCTATATATTTGTGATTAACAAAATTATATGGTGGAGATGAGGGGTATTGCACCCCTGTCTACATATTATACAATTCTTTGTCTACAAGATTAGTTTATTTTATGTTCTTAGAATTAATTTTAAAATAAACAAAACATTAATTCCAAAGTCTATTTGTATTTTCATTTCACGTAATAGACAATTATGAAATATAACCTAATATTTTGACACCCTCTTTTCTTTATTAGGTATCAAGAGGGAGGATGGCTTAACTTTTTTGTTAAGCTGTTACTGCATTGAAGCTAAAACCTGTAAAAAGATTTTTTGCTTTTTCAGTTATTTTGTTGACAGTTGTTATGTCTGGTTTTTACAAGCACCACTTGTCTTGCTAAAGAGCTATATTAAGGTATGCATCAATTTTTGACATCCCCTTATTAAAAATAATTATACATTTGTATGTATAATTATGCAATAAGTATATCCCTAATTTGCTATTTTGTCAAATGATAAGTATTTTCATAATTATATAAACTATTGTATTTTAACTCAAATATTAATTTATATTTTTTATATAATTATAATTTTTTGTAGTTTTATTTTTTATTTGATTGATTGGATCTTATGCATATAGATTAATGTACTAAAAATAAATATTTGATTTTTTTGAAGTTATATATAATAGAGTAGACTAATAATATTTTTATATTTTTTACATTATAATAATTTTGGATTTAATTTATTTGGTATTTATTTTTTTATATATTTTATTTTTATTGTATTATATTTGTTTTAAAAAAGTTGGTTATAAAAAAACCAACTTTCTATTTCATAAAGTCCATATTTTTATACATTCAATTTATAGTCTCTTTGCATTTTTCTTTTTAGATCTTTGTTTTTTATATCATCCCTTTTGTCAAATTTTTTCTTACCCCTAGCTACACATATTTCAATTTTTATAAGTCCACCCTTTAAATATATTTTGTTTGGAATTATTGAGAATGTTTTTTGTTGAGAGTAAGATTTTAATTCTATTATTTCTTTTTTTGTAAGTAATAATTTTATAGTTCTGTTGAGTTTGTGTTTTATATTATTTAGATTAGATTTTTGATATAAGGCTATATTAAAATTGTATAGTATCGCCGTATCGGTTCCATCTATTTTTACATATGAGTCAGCATAATCTACTCTATTATTTTTAATAGATTTGACTTCATCACCGTATAAAATCATACCAGCTAAAAAAGTATCTCTGATTTCATATTGATATTCTATTTTTTTGTTTTTTGATATGAATTTTTCCATCTATTTATAATTCTTACTTTTATAATTTTAGTTTAGTTTAATATCAAAAATTAATCAATATTTTTATGTAATTCTGTGGATATCTTTTTTTATTATTTACAAAATTTAAAATCTTATCTTTTATAATAATTTATTAGAAAGATATTTATAATAGAGAGTGTATTATATATTATTTTTTATATTTGATTTTTGGCTTAAATAAGCTAAATTATGTATCGGATAATGTATTAAAAAAATATATCGGATAAAAATAAAATATATCGGTATTTATTATTGTATATATCGGATAAAGATTATATAATATTATATATACAATATAGGGTATAAAAATATAAAACAAAATTGGGATATGCTTGTCGATTCAAATAAAAAAAATAAAATAAATACGAATAATTATATTACTTTGACAGAGGCTACAGGGTATTGTTCATATTCCCAAGAATATTTGTCGCTACGTGCAAGACAGGGAAAATTGAAAGCTGTAAAAGTTGGTAGAAATTGGAAAACAAGAAAGGACTGGGTAGAGGAATATGAGAGAGAAAATTTTGTAGATGAGTTACAGCAAGAGATTGAAATTCAAGAAGATTATATTACTCTTTCAGAAGCTACAAAATATTGTTCATATTCCCAAGAATATTTGTCGCTACGTGCAAGACAGGGAAAATTGAAAGCTGTAAAAATTGATAAGGTTTGGAATACAACAAAAAAATGGATAGAGGAATATGAAACAGAAAACTTAGATTATGAAATCAAGTCTAATCCATTTATTTCCGAAAATGATTTGATAGATGTGAATACAAATTCTACAGGAAATGATTTATGTGTAAAAAATTATGTAAAGTATAGTCCAAATTTATTTGATGCATTTTTGACTCAAATTAATTTTTTTGATTTTTCGAAACTTAAAATTGATTTCAAAAATTTTATAGAATTATCTAGAAATATTTTTTCAGATTTTTATTCCTATCTTTCAAACAAAAATTTTACTTCAATATTTAGAGAAAAAAGAATTCCTAAATTTGAGTCCACAAATAAATATTCCTTAGACCAGGTTTTGAGATCTGCAAACTTTTCTATTGCAATAATTTTGTTATTCTTAATCGCAAAAACTATTTCTCCTTTTGCGATAAATTTTTATGAAGCAAATGCTAAGTTAATAAAAAAACCTTTATCGATAGCTATGGATAAATTGCTTGGTTCTTATAAAAATAATCTAGACAATGTTTTTGTAGAGTTGAATTCTTTTAATAAAAATTTATTAGATAATTATAAAAATATTCCAGAGAATATTTCAATCGCCAAAGTAATTTTTGAAAATAATATTTTGAGTTATAAAAATAATTTTGTAGATTCCAATGCCATATCTGAAGAAATTAATTTTTCTAAAATAATTTTGGTAAATAAGGGATTGTTATCTTATAATAATTTTTTTGTACCAAGCATAGAAAAAAATATAAAAAATTCGAAAACAAAAGTTTTGGGTGTAAGTGAATCAGTATTTGATTCGAGTAATAATTTTTCACAGGAGATAAAGTCAGATGTTGTTACTAGAAAAGTTTCAAAATTTTTATTTACTTTAAATAATTATAGAAATTTACCTAAAGAGATTTCAAAGAGAATTGCAATTAAATCGGAGGATTCAAATTTAGCTTTTTGGAAAAATGTTTTAGGAGCTGTAAAAGATGTATTGGGTATAGGAGATACTCAATATGTTTATAATTTTTCAAATAATAAAAATAATCAAGAATCATTGTCAGCTTCTAATTCCAATGTAACTCAAAATTATTATATAAATAAAACAGGTGAAATTATAAAAGTGGAAACAATAAAAATTGTTGAGCAAAATGGTATAAGGGGAGAAAAAGGTGTTAAGGGTGATAAGGGTGATCAAGGAGTAGCTGGAGAAAAAGGAGATATTGGTGAAACAGGTCCTAGGGGATTGGCTGGATCTGGAGGTGGATCTACTACAATAGTTCAGGGCGGGGATGCATATTTGAATGAAAATAATCGTTGGACAGGTACAAACAATTTTATATCCCAAGTTTTGGTTACAGATCTTGGAGTTGCTCGTTATTTGAGTACTGCAAATTTGTCTGTTGCTGATTCTTTATCTGTTCAGAGTATTGAAGATGGTGGAATAACTGTAAATGGAAATACTGCATTTAATGCCTCTGTTGTTTTTAATGATTTGGTAAATTTTAACTCTGGAATTAATCTATCAGGTAATTTAAGTGTTGGAGATATTAATTCTACAGGTACTTCAACACTTACAGATTTAATAGTTTTAGGAAATTCAGATTTTTCAAATTTATTAGCAGATAATTTAACAATTTATAATCTTAGTATATTAGCTACAACAACAGTTACAAACCTTAGCGTGAGTGATGGTGTTAATATTGCTTCAGGCATACCTATGACTACTACGAGTACACTTTATAATATAGGTGGTACATTGTATTGGGATGGTGAACCTGTTGGCTCTAGTGGAGTTGCTTCATCATCTGAGATAACTGGAGATTTTGAAGTTCATGGTGTATCAACACTTGCCACAACAACAATTGCAGAACTTACATTTGCAAATGCAACAGGAACAAATTTATATATATCAAATTTAATTAATACACCTAGTGGTAATTCGAACAATTGGAACACTGCATACAATTGGGGTGATCATTCAAGTGTAGGATATCTAACAGTAGAGTCAGATCCAATATGGAACTCTGCATCAACAAGTTTAACAGTTTCAAATTTTGCATCATCAAACATTTCACNNNNNNNNNNNNNNNNNNNNNNNNNNNNNNNNNNNNNNNNNNNNNNNNNNNNNNNNNNNNNNNNNNNNNNNNNNNNNNNNNNNNNNNNNNNNNNNNNNNNCTTCTCATTAGATGGTCTCTATTCAATTCCACTTACTGCATCATCAACATACTGGACAACATATTCAGACATAGTAAGTCTAAATTATTCAAACTGGAACACTGCATACAATTGGGGTGATCATTCAAGTGTAGGATATCTAACAGTAGAGTCAGATCCAATATGGAACTCTGCATCAACAAGTTTAACAGTTTCAAATTTTGCATCATCAAACATTTCACAATGGACTAATGATGCAGGATATATTACATCAGCATATGCAACGAGCACATTAGCAAATTATTTAACATTACCAGATTGGTATGCTACTACAACTGATGGATTAGATGAAGGATTAGTAAATCAATATTTCACAGAAGCAAGATCAAGACAATCTATTTCAGAAACAATACAAGGATTAACATACAATAGTGGAACAGGTGTCTTCTCATTAGATGGTCTCTATTCAATTCCACTTACTGCATCATCAACATACTGGACAACATATTCAGACATAGTAAGTCTAAATTATTCAAACTGGAACACTGCATACAATTGGGGTGATCATTCATTAGAAGGATATGCACTTTTATCGGGATCTTCCTTTACGGGTGATATATCAGTTGGAGGATTTGCAACAATAACATCGTTAGGGGTAGCAACATTTTCTACTACAACAATTATAAATGGATTAGCTGTTGATACAGATACATTATTTGTAGATAGTATAAATAATAGAGTAGGTATTGGAACAACAACGCCTAGATTTGCACTTGATGTAGATGGAACAATAAATGCAACTAATTTATATGTAAATGGTTCACCATATATTGGTTCTCAATGGATTACAACTAGTACTGGCATTTATTATAGTTCTGGTAGTGTTGGTATTGGTACAAATTCTCTATCATCTACTTATGCATTTGATTTGTTTGGAAATATGCAAATAGCTGGAAATTTAATTCCTGAAATGACGGGTGCTACTGGTTATGTGTCAACTAGAAAAATAGGAGATGCTACTCACCAGTTTAGTGAAATTTGGACAGACGAATTATATTTGGGTCCTCATTCATTATATGTTGATGGAATACAAGTTATTTCAAGTGATCAAAGTATAATGAATTTTACAGCAGACTATGATCAGTCTGTTAGAGTAAAAACATTTGGAGGAGGTAATACATTGTTGGAGTCAGAAAGTATGGTTAGGCTAACAGCCACATCTGGAATTAGATTAAATGTTCCAAGTACTGGGGATGGAAATATAAGTTTAGAAAATAATTCTGTTGGTGGAGATGTAATCTTAACGGCAAATGGTGATACAAATAGTTCTAATATTTTATTGACAGCAAATCAAAAAATTGGATTGTATGCACCAACAATAGAAATTACAGGAAATATTAATCCAGGATTTACAACTGGATCAATAGTATTCCAAGGTGCATCAGGACTTACACAAGATAACGGAAATCTATTCTATGATGATGTATTAGATATGTTATCAATAGGTCATAGAGC contains the following coding sequences:
- a CDS encoding 50S ribosomal protein L35, with the translated sequence MGKLKTFKALTKRVKITKSGKIIARAKGQDHFNTTESGNKTRNKRRDKSLSKSISKNMKKYL
- the infC gene encoding translation initiation factor IF-3, yielding MQYPSSPPYNFVNHKYIGKKNPYKKNKFEKKYKANYQIKALQVFVIGENGEQLGLMDIRNAISKAQDAELDLVEVSPNIEPPVCKILDYGQFQYDKSKKQKSVSPKKVLTKIIRLSFKIGQHDLDVKKKQVEKFLGQKHKVRVELNLKGREKQHTDLAKEVVEKLLSEIKDKIVMEQELKILGGKISIIIKSK
- the smpB gene encoding SsrA-binding protein SmpB; translated protein: MEKFISKNKKIEYQYEIRDTFLAGMILYGDEVKSIKNNRVDYADSYVKIDGTDTAILYNFNIALYQKSNLNNIKHKLNRTIKLLLTKKEIIELKSYSQQKTFSIIPNKIYLKGGLIKIEICVARGKKKFDKRDDIKNKDLKRKMQRDYKLNV